In Paenibacillus guangzhouensis, a single window of DNA contains:
- a CDS encoding radical SAM protein, protein MYLVYADEQGNVYDHPELHALARSADMIVEILEDELIPLPDGATLVSLPFTRPIGLDPDTGEMVALQENVNAVGALLPQGFTRLCIPSYVKTNKEEKLPLFGYSAVVWKDGAFYVTAHKTDDPEQWNPMNCDRDELKIQVDRLTTKYPENRLYQHLSNCALGYECLTSSNTFLNRWEGGVPVSFSCNAGCYGCISEQPDDSGFPAPQTRMNFKPTVEEVSQVMLTHLTTPESIISFGQGCEGEPSTQAKIIVEAIKEVRQQTQMGYININTNAGLTDHIRAIVDAGLDLMRVSTISALDDHYNAYYKPRGYTLKNVEKSLKYASDQGVYTSINYLIFPGVTDREEEVEAMIEFARRTNLRLIQMRNLNIDPESYLELIPPAQGEILGMKQMLEIYQAELPDVVIGSYTHVPPVQYRRKQAAN, encoded by the coding sequence ATGTATTTGGTGTACGCAGATGAGCAAGGCAATGTATATGATCACCCCGAATTGCACGCATTAGCGCGTAGTGCGGACATGATCGTTGAGATATTAGAGGATGAGTTAATTCCGCTGCCGGATGGCGCTACGCTCGTTAGCCTGCCGTTTACGCGTCCGATCGGGCTCGATCCGGATACGGGTGAGATGGTCGCGTTGCAAGAGAATGTGAATGCCGTGGGCGCACTTCTACCGCAAGGATTTACCCGTCTATGTATTCCGAGTTACGTGAAGACGAATAAGGAAGAGAAGCTGCCGCTATTCGGTTATTCGGCCGTCGTCTGGAAAGACGGGGCCTTCTATGTTACGGCGCATAAGACGGATGATCCAGAACAGTGGAATCCGATGAATTGTGACCGTGATGAGCTGAAAATCCAAGTGGATCGACTTACGACGAAGTATCCGGAGAACCGGTTATACCAGCATTTATCCAATTGTGCATTAGGGTATGAATGCTTGACCTCTTCGAACACGTTCTTGAACCGTTGGGAAGGAGGCGTTCCTGTATCCTTCTCTTGTAATGCAGGATGTTATGGATGTATCTCGGAGCAACCGGACGATAGTGGATTCCCTGCGCCGCAGACGCGGATGAACTTCAAACCAACGGTGGAAGAAGTCTCGCAGGTCATGCTGACGCACCTGACAACACCGGAGTCCATCATTAGCTTTGGACAAGGGTGCGAAGGGGAACCTTCGACACAAGCGAAGATTATTGTCGAAGCGATAAAGGAAGTTAGACAGCAGACACAGATGGGCTATATTAACATTAATACGAATGCTGGACTAACAGACCATATTCGCGCCATTGTTGATGCGGGTCTGGATCTCATGCGCGTGAGTACGATTAGTGCGCTTGACGATCACTATAATGCATATTACAAACCGCGCGGCTATACGTTGAAGAATGTCGAGAAATCTTTGAAGTACGCCTCAGACCAAGGGGTATACACATCGATTAACTATTTGATTTTCCCAGGCGTGACGGATCGGGAAGAAGAAGTCGAAGCGATGATCGAATTCGCTCGTCGTACGAATTTGCGTCTTATTCAGATGCGAAATTTGAACATCGACCCGGAGAGTTATTTGGAATTAATTCCTCCGGCGCAAGGTGAAATTCTCGGGATGAAGCAAATGCTTGAGATTTACCAAGCAGAGCTTCCAGACGTCGTGATTGGTTCGTATACACATGTTCCACCCGTGCAATATCGTCGCAAACAGGCCGCGAATTAA
- the rpmE gene encoding 50S ribosomal protein L31, producing the protein MKQAIQPTYHITTVTCACGNEFETGSVKPNLRVEICSNCHPHFTGKQKFVDAGGRVDKFKKKYGI; encoded by the coding sequence ATGAAACAAGCGATTCAGCCGACGTATCACATCACCACAGTTACTTGCGCATGCGGTAATGAATTTGAAACAGGTTCCGTGAAGCCAAACCTTCGCGTTGAGATTTGTTCCAACTGTCACCCGCACTTCACTGGCAAGCAGAAATTTGTGGATGCTGGTGGTCGTGTCGATAAATTCAAAAAGAAATACGGCATCTAA
- a CDS encoding CTP synthase encodes MTKYIFVTGGVVSSLGKGITAASLGRLLKNRGLKVTIQKFDPYINVDPGTMSPYQHGEVFVTDDGAETDLDLGHYERFIDINLSKNSNVTTGKVYSSVISKERRGEYLGGTVQVIPHITNEIKDRVFRAGREAGSDVVITEIGGTVGDIESLPFLEAIRQIKSDIGRDNVMYIHCTLIPYIKAAGEIKTKPTQHSVKELRSIGIQPNVIVCRTEYELSEDTKRKIALFCDIDANAVVECRDASTLYEVPLNLRNEGLDDIVVNHLKLTTTPPDMTDWEKLVERVKQLQHNVEIAIVGKYVALHDAYLSIVESLSHAGFDANSDVKIRWVNAEELTESNVDEYLSGVQGILVPGGFGDRGIEGKISAIRYAREQQIPFFGICLGMQVAVIEVARNLAGLQGANSSEINPTTDYPVIDLLPEQKDIEDMGGTMRLGLYPCKLQDNTLAHQCYNDELVYERHRHRYEFNNEYREAIERAGLVISGTSPDGRLVEIVELPSHPWFLAVQFHPEFISRPNRPQPLFREFVKAALKVQR; translated from the coding sequence GTGACAAAATATATTTTCGTGACGGGCGGGGTTGTATCTTCTTTAGGAAAAGGGATTACCGCGGCATCTCTTGGCAGATTGCTTAAGAACAGAGGGTTAAAAGTAACAATTCAGAAATTTGATCCGTACATCAACGTGGATCCAGGAACCATGAGCCCTTATCAGCATGGTGAGGTATTCGTTACGGATGACGGCGCAGAGACAGATCTAGACCTTGGACACTATGAGCGTTTCATCGATATTAACTTGTCGAAGAACAGCAATGTGACAACAGGTAAAGTGTATTCTTCCGTTATTTCCAAAGAGCGTCGTGGGGAATACTTAGGCGGAACAGTTCAAGTTATTCCGCACATTACGAATGAAATTAAAGACCGCGTATTCCGTGCTGGCCGTGAAGCTGGATCTGATGTAGTTATTACAGAGATCGGCGGTACTGTGGGGGATATCGAGAGTTTGCCGTTCCTTGAAGCGATTCGTCAAATCAAGAGCGATATTGGCCGTGATAACGTGATGTACATCCACTGTACATTGATTCCATATATTAAGGCTGCGGGTGAGATTAAAACCAAGCCAACACAACATAGCGTCAAAGAATTGCGCAGTATCGGTATTCAACCGAACGTGATCGTATGCCGTACAGAGTATGAGCTTTCCGAAGATACGAAACGTAAAATTGCGTTGTTCTGCGATATCGATGCGAATGCGGTTGTTGAGTGCCGCGATGCGTCAACATTGTATGAAGTACCTCTTAACCTTCGCAACGAAGGTCTGGACGATATCGTTGTGAATCATTTGAAATTAACGACTACGCCTCCGGATATGACGGATTGGGAGAAGTTGGTTGAACGCGTGAAGCAGCTTCAACATAATGTTGAAATTGCCATTGTTGGTAAATATGTCGCGCTTCATGATGCATACCTCAGTATTGTAGAATCCTTGTCTCACGCTGGTTTCGATGCGAATTCCGATGTGAAGATCCGTTGGGTGAACGCAGAAGAATTGACAGAGAGCAATGTAGACGAGTACCTGAGCGGTGTGCAAGGGATTTTGGTTCCGGGTGGATTTGGCGATCGTGGTATCGAAGGCAAAATCTCGGCGATCCGTTATGCACGTGAACAACAAATTCCGTTCTTCGGAATCTGCTTAGGGATGCAGGTTGCTGTGATCGAAGTAGCTCGTAACCTGGCAGGATTGCAAGGCGCGAACAGCTCGGAGATCAATCCGACAACGGATTATCCGGTTATCGACTTGCTTCCGGAACAGAAAGACATTGAAGATATGGGCGGCACGATGCGCCTTGGATTATACCCTTGTAAATTGCAAGATAATACCCTTGCACATCAGTGCTATAACGACGAGTTGGTGTATGAGAGACATCGCCACCGGTATGAGTTCAACAATGAGTACCGTGAAGCGATCGAGCGTGCAGGTCTGGTTATCTCGGGTACTTCGCCAGATGGACGTCTGGTTGAGATCGTGGAACTGCCAAGCCATCCTTGGTTCTTAGCGGTGCAATTCCATCCGGAATTCATCTCACGTCCGAACCGTCCGCAGCCATTATTCCGTGAGTTTGTGAAGGCAGCGCTGAAGGTACAACGCTAA
- a CDS encoding UDP-N-acetylglucosamine 1-carboxyvinyltransferase: protein MEKLMISGGRPLRGTVQISGAKNSAVALIPAAILGETEVVLDNLPLISDVATYAEILEGLGAKVRLSGNQVAIDPSELKSIPMPNGPVKKLRASYYLMGAMLGRFGEATIGMPGGCNFEPRPIDQHIKGFEALGATVTNDYGSIHIYAKELRGAKIYLDVASVGATINIMLAASRAKGITVIENAAKEPEIIDVATLLNAMGAKIKGAGTETIRIEGVPTMRGCRHSIIPDRIQAGTYMIAAAATRGNVLIDNVIPKHMEALTAKLQEMGVGIEEMDESIRVTGGSNYTNIDVKALVYPGLATDLQSPMISLLTQASGVSMLTDYVYSNRYKNVPELLRMGARIRVEGRSAIIEGSKLNAAKVTATDLRAGASLVIAALTVEEGVTEITGVEYIDRGYDNLVENLRNLGAEVWRETLVPAE from the coding sequence ATGGAGAAGTTAATGATAAGCGGCGGACGTCCGCTGCGTGGAACAGTACAAATAAGCGGGGCTAAGAATAGTGCAGTCGCGCTTATTCCTGCTGCAATTTTAGGTGAGACAGAAGTTGTTTTAGATAATTTGCCGTTGATTAGCGATGTAGCGACCTATGCCGAAATTCTAGAAGGGCTTGGAGCGAAGGTTAGACTCTCAGGCAATCAAGTGGCTATTGACCCATCGGAGTTGAAATCCATTCCTATGCCGAATGGTCCGGTTAAGAAATTGCGTGCTTCCTATTATCTCATGGGTGCCATGTTGGGACGGTTTGGTGAAGCAACGATCGGTATGCCTGGCGGATGTAACTTTGAGCCGCGCCCGATCGATCAGCACATTAAAGGTTTTGAGGCGCTAGGTGCGACGGTGACGAACGATTATGGCTCGATTCATATATACGCCAAAGAGCTTCGCGGTGCGAAGATTTATCTAGACGTAGCGAGTGTGGGGGCAACCATTAATATCATGCTGGCTGCATCGCGCGCCAAAGGCATTACTGTCATTGAGAATGCGGCCAAAGAGCCTGAAATTATTGATGTAGCGACATTGCTCAATGCAATGGGTGCGAAGATCAAAGGTGCGGGAACGGAGACAATCCGAATCGAAGGCGTTCCGACGATGCGTGGATGCAGACACTCCATCATTCCCGATCGCATTCAAGCAGGGACCTATATGATCGCAGCGGCGGCAACACGAGGCAATGTGTTAATCGACAACGTGATTCCGAAGCATATGGAAGCACTGACAGCCAAGCTGCAAGAGATGGGTGTAGGTATTGAGGAGATGGATGAATCCATTCGCGTCACTGGCGGGTCGAACTACACGAATATTGACGTGAAGGCCCTTGTCTATCCGGGGCTTGCGACGGATTTACAATCACCGATGATCAGCTTGCTCACTCAAGCGAGCGGCGTCAGCATGTTGACTGATTACGTATATAGCAATCGATATAAGAATGTCCCTGAGCTGCTCCGGATGGGTGCGAGAATCCGCGTCGAAGGGCGTTCGGCTATCATTGAAGGAAGCAAGCTGAATGCAGCCAAAGTAACGGCGACCGATTTGCGTGCAGGTGCATCCCTCGTGATTGCCGCGCTGACGGTTGAAGAGGGTGTGACGGAGATTACCGGTGTAGAATACATCGATCGGGGTTATGACAATCTCGTAGAGAATCTTCGAAATTTGGGGGCCGAAGTCTGGCGCGAGACGCTCGTTCCTGCTGAATAA
- the rho gene encoding transcription termination factor Rho has protein sequence MDLQISDLEEMKLTELYKLAKQYQIPYYGQMKKKELIFAILRAQAEKGGLMFMQGVLEILPEGFGFLRPINYLPSAEDIYISASQIRKFDLRTGDLVSGKCRPPKENERYFGLLQVNAVNGESPDTAAERLHFPALTPLYPQEKVVLESSPTHLSTRIMDILAPVGLGQRGLIVAPPKVGKTLLLKEIANSISTNYPEIELFVLLIDERPEEVTDMQRSVKGEVVASTFDELPENHIKVSELVLERALRLVEHKKNVVILMDSITRLARAYNLVVPPSGRTLSGGIDPAAFHKPKRFFGSARNVEEGGSLTIIATALVETGSRMDDIIYEEFKSTGNMELHLDRKLAERRIFPAIDIRRSGTRREEMLMTKDALDKVWAIRKNMNESMEFVDNFLRKIGKTKTNEEFLATLDLNPTAGSSSSSSSAPRRTARTASTASSSVGSGSGRSM, from the coding sequence ATGGATCTTCAAATTTCTGATTTGGAAGAAATGAAGCTAACGGAGTTATATAAGTTAGCGAAGCAGTACCAGATTCCTTATTACGGGCAAATGAAGAAGAAAGAATTAATTTTTGCGATTTTGCGAGCACAAGCTGAAAAGGGCGGACTTATGTTTATGCAAGGCGTGCTCGAGATTTTACCGGAAGGGTTCGGTTTCCTTCGTCCGATTAACTATTTGCCGAGTGCGGAGGATATTTATATCTCCGCCTCACAAATTCGCAAATTTGATCTAAGGACGGGCGATTTAGTATCCGGTAAGTGTCGACCGCCGAAGGAGAACGAACGTTATTTCGGACTGCTTCAAGTGAATGCGGTTAATGGTGAGAGTCCTGATACGGCGGCAGAAAGACTACATTTTCCAGCGTTAACCCCACTTTATCCGCAAGAGAAGGTTGTTCTTGAATCATCCCCAACGCATCTCTCGACTCGAATTATGGATATTTTGGCACCTGTAGGACTTGGACAACGTGGCTTGATCGTAGCTCCTCCCAAAGTAGGTAAAACACTTCTCCTCAAAGAAATTGCCAACAGTATTTCTACTAATTATCCCGAAATCGAACTGTTTGTTCTGTTGATTGATGAGCGTCCAGAGGAAGTTACGGATATGCAGCGTTCGGTAAAAGGTGAAGTGGTCGCATCGACGTTCGACGAATTGCCTGAGAATCATATTAAAGTGTCGGAACTTGTGTTAGAACGCGCACTGCGTCTGGTTGAGCATAAGAAAAATGTCGTCATCCTCATGGATAGTATTACGCGTCTTGCGCGCGCTTATAATCTTGTTGTGCCGCCATCTGGCCGTACGCTTAGCGGTGGTATCGACCCAGCTGCTTTCCACAAACCGAAGCGGTTCTTCGGATCTGCTCGTAATGTGGAAGAAGGCGGAAGCTTGACCATTATTGCTACAGCGCTTGTAGAGACCGGTTCACGTATGGATGATATCATTTATGAAGAATTTAAAAGTACAGGCAATATGGAGCTTCATTTGGACCGTAAATTGGCTGAGAGACGTATTTTCCCTGCCATTGATATTCGCCGTTCAGGCACACGCCGTGAGGAAATGCTCATGACGAAGGATGCGCTCGACAAAGTATGGGCTATCCGTAAGAACATGAACGAGTCGATGGAGTTTGTAGATAATTTCTTGAGAAAAATCGGTAAAACGAAGACGAATGAAGAATTCCTCGCTACTTTGGATTTGAATCCAACCGCGGGCAGCAGCTCGTCCAGTTCATCGGCGCCACGTCGAACAGCTCGGACAGCATCGACTGCCTCCTCATCGGTAGGTAGCGGTAGTGGGAGATCGATGTGA
- the dnaX gene encoding DNA polymerase III subunit gamma/tau, with product MAHIALYRAWRPQSFQDMVGQKHIIQTLQNALREQRYSHAYLFSGPRGTGKTSTAKILAKAINCEHGPNVEPCNTCDACIRITAGSVMDVVEIDAASNRGVDEIRDLREKVKYAPTEVRCKVYIIDEVHMLTTEAFNALLKTLEEPPAHVMFILATTEPHRLPATILSRCQRFDFRRVSLQEQVEHLQKICEREGVSAEEDALSYIARLSDGGMRDALSLLDQAASFTDGQITYQQVMDITGGIPSDQFADLAEAIRRHDIAYILTAIEGFMQDGKSADKCVENLIYYFRDLLMVKMVPHADGMTERLMDSERIRVTAEAFQAEQLFRTIEILNQYQVEMKYATNPQTLFEVAMLKICTMHDGAPAGGVKSSAAASMSTADVALIKQLEQQVATLEKRVEQLLQSGAGAAATNAESSSSRGNSGRGGASSANRTSIVAKIPPKMDLYIAGKDTASFVQIRSQWGRVLQRVKEEKVTIHAWFMDGEPVSATEDAVLVGFKNTIHRETTERQANRDVIERVMKEVLGAPYKLITMMLKDWNSVVTDQAETAGELQLVPEEGATAEAADKNSSEPWVDQAIEMFGEDLVVIKDE from the coding sequence ATGGCTCATATAGCGTTATATCGTGCTTGGCGACCGCAGTCGTTCCAAGACATGGTGGGACAGAAACATATTATTCAGACACTTCAGAACGCGCTGCGCGAACAGCGGTATTCCCATGCCTATTTGTTCAGCGGCCCACGCGGGACAGGTAAGACGAGTACTGCAAAAATATTGGCGAAGGCGATCAACTGTGAGCATGGACCGAATGTAGAGCCTTGTAACACCTGTGATGCTTGTATCCGCATTACAGCTGGATCTGTTATGGATGTAGTGGAAATCGATGCTGCATCGAATCGTGGGGTAGATGAAATTCGAGACCTGAGGGAAAAGGTCAAATATGCTCCTACCGAAGTGCGGTGCAAGGTTTATATTATCGATGAAGTCCATATGCTAACAACAGAAGCGTTTAATGCGCTGCTAAAGACGCTAGAGGAACCTCCGGCACATGTCATGTTTATTCTAGCGACGACTGAGCCGCATCGACTGCCAGCGACAATTTTGTCGCGCTGCCAGCGATTCGATTTTCGTCGTGTATCTTTGCAGGAACAAGTCGAACATTTGCAGAAGATATGTGAGCGCGAAGGTGTCTCTGCTGAGGAAGATGCTCTATCTTATATTGCTAGGCTGTCGGATGGCGGGATGCGTGACGCGCTAAGCTTGCTTGATCAGGCGGCATCTTTTACGGATGGGCAGATTACCTACCAACAAGTGATGGATATTACAGGCGGTATTCCTTCCGACCAATTTGCTGATCTGGCAGAAGCTATACGTCGACATGATATTGCATATATCTTGACGGCGATTGAGGGGTTCATGCAAGATGGGAAGAGTGCTGACAAGTGTGTAGAGAATCTTATTTATTATTTTCGCGATTTATTGATGGTCAAGATGGTCCCGCATGCAGATGGTATGACTGAACGCTTGATGGACTCAGAACGGATCCGAGTAACTGCCGAAGCGTTCCAAGCGGAGCAGCTATTTCGAACGATCGAAATCTTGAATCAATACCAAGTGGAAATGAAATATGCCACGAATCCGCAGACACTATTCGAAGTGGCGATGCTTAAAATTTGCACCATGCATGATGGAGCACCTGCGGGTGGTGTGAAATCATCGGCGGCTGCGTCCATGAGTACTGCGGATGTCGCATTAATCAAGCAGTTAGAACAACAAGTCGCAACGCTCGAGAAACGAGTGGAGCAACTGTTGCAGTCAGGTGCAGGTGCCGCTGCGACGAATGCTGAGAGCTCTTCTTCCCGAGGCAATTCGGGACGAGGGGGAGCGAGTTCAGCGAATCGCACATCGATTGTTGCGAAGATACCACCCAAGATGGATCTGTACATTGCCGGGAAGGACACGGCCTCGTTCGTGCAGATTCGGTCTCAGTGGGGTCGAGTGTTGCAACGAGTCAAAGAAGAGAAGGTCACCATACATGCTTGGTTCATGGATGGGGAGCCTGTTTCTGCGACCGAGGATGCTGTACTCGTAGGTTTTAAAAATACGATCCATCGGGAGACAACAGAAAGACAGGCCAACCGCGACGTGATTGAGCGTGTGATGAAGGAAGTGCTCGGCGCACCGTATAAGTTAATTACGATGATGCTGAAGGACTGGAATTCCGTTGTCACCGATCAAGCGGAGACGGCTGGTGAATTGCAGCTCGTACCTGAAGAAGGTGCAACCGCGGAGGCAGCCGATAAGAATTCTTCAGAACCGTGGGTCGATCAAGCGATTGAGATGTTCGGTGAAGATCTTGTCGTGATCAAAGATGAGTAA
- the rpoE gene encoding DNA-directed RNA polymerase subunit delta has translation MSTPFQLKIDPEKVHEIPMVDLAFEILKAANNPFYYRDLMNEVAKLRGLSEDEIKEVIAQLYTEINIDGRFACVGTNLWGLKRWYPIERSEDPVTNSKRPRIINDDDDDMMDDDELFADEEDSYASDEEDFDRIDEDQDEMYGDEEEDAEVDDEAVMDDEELVGEEESEEDSDEEDEFDDFEEDEEDDK, from the coding sequence ATGAGCACCCCGTTTCAATTAAAAATTGATCCTGAGAAAGTGCACGAGATTCCGATGGTGGATCTTGCTTTTGAAATCTTAAAAGCTGCGAACAACCCATTTTATTACCGGGATCTGATGAATGAAGTTGCTAAATTAAGAGGTCTATCGGAAGATGAGATCAAGGAAGTTATCGCGCAACTGTACACGGAGATTAACATCGATGGTCGGTTTGCATGCGTTGGAACGAATCTATGGGGCCTGAAGCGTTGGTACCCAATCGAACGTTCGGAAGATCCAGTAACGAACTCCAAACGTCCGCGTATCATCAATGATGATGACGATGACATGATGGATGACGATGAACTGTTTGCGGACGAAGAAGATTCATATGCTTCGGACGAAGAAGACTTCGATCGTATTGATGAAGATCAAGATGAGATGTACGGTGATGAAGAAGAAGACGCCGAAGTGGATGATGAAGCTGTCATGGATGACGAGGAACTCGTTGGTGAAGAGGAATCCGAGGAAGACAGTGACGAAGAAGATGAATTTGACGACTTCGAAGAAGATGAAGAGGATGACAAATAA
- a CDS encoding response regulator: protein MEKKKVLIVDDQNGIRVLLMEVFGSEGYQTFQAANGKLALEIVSKEEPDMVLLDMKIPGMDGLEILKHIKQIKPFLKVIMMTAYGELDMVKEATDLGALMHFTKPFDIDEIRIAVNMQLRDGIHAS, encoded by the coding sequence TTGGAGAAGAAGAAGGTATTAATTGTTGATGATCAGAATGGGATCCGCGTATTGCTCATGGAGGTTTTCGGCAGCGAAGGCTATCAGACCTTTCAGGCAGCGAACGGGAAGCTCGCGCTAGAAATTGTTAGCAAGGAAGAGCCGGATATGGTATTGCTTGATATGAAGATTCCGGGAATGGACGGTCTTGAAATCTTGAAACATATTAAGCAGATCAAACCGTTCCTTAAAGTGATCATGATGACAGCTTATGGTGAATTAGACATGGTCAAAGAGGCGACAGATCTCGGAGCGCTGATGCATTTCACCAAACCGTTCGATATTGATGAGATCCGAATCGCAGTAAATATGCAGCTTCGGGACGGAATACATGCTTCTTAA
- a CDS encoding ATP-binding protein, which produces MLKYRGECMMSEFIAPGLDFTRETYKYYVDRLPHMLALLVDQGGVVRCCNGLFAKVLGYDIEDVLGQSVQTFFVESYSIGELVTRFHEQMHKHQSYFRIHAEAKNGDVIKADMTILSVQLDGESMHSIIMSHTRNMRELSLLQQFSGAFIRDVNLGVIIMDRNFNLVEISDMACRILGIQSEDVMNKPMHDIFYGMPLEHQLVQRAILDGVIVRNHAMSWMNNQDRYELLMDSNVLRDEEGDIVGAYVIFKDVSNLRSLEEQVNRSDRLAMIGQIAAGTAHEIRNPLTSIKGFLQMFKKTMQDKGLEKEHGYTEIMLNELNRINDLVSEFLLLSKPKHVSYDIVDVYTIINEMLPIVSNEAILYDVAVVFDDTGPVPQIVADRELLKQVFLNICKNGIEAMVDGGLLSISVRTDSAQRICIEIHDTGPGIPAFMIDKIFDPFFTTKQEGTGLGLSICQRIIHDIGGVIRVSSKGFGTTFTVSIPYHGETVPRKLEA; this is translated from the coding sequence ATGTTAAAGTATCGGGGTGAATGTATGATGTCAGAGTTCATTGCGCCAGGGTTAGACTTTACTAGGGAAACCTATAAGTATTACGTGGACAGACTCCCTCATATGTTGGCTCTCCTTGTTGATCAGGGTGGCGTGGTAAGGTGCTGTAATGGACTTTTTGCCAAGGTTCTGGGTTATGACATTGAAGATGTATTGGGCCAGTCCGTACAGACATTTTTTGTAGAATCCTATTCGATCGGGGAGCTTGTAACTCGCTTTCATGAACAGATGCATAAGCATCAATCGTATTTCAGGATCCATGCCGAAGCGAAGAATGGCGATGTCATCAAGGCGGATATGACCATTCTGTCCGTGCAATTGGACGGAGAGTCCATGCACTCGATTATTATGAGTCATACACGGAATATGCGCGAATTAAGTCTTCTGCAGCAGTTTTCAGGCGCATTCATACGTGATGTGAACCTCGGCGTTATTATTATGGACCGCAATTTTAATCTGGTCGAGATTAGCGACATGGCATGCCGAATTCTAGGGATTCAGAGCGAAGATGTCATGAACAAACCGATGCATGATATTTTTTATGGCATGCCGTTAGAGCATCAATTGGTTCAACGTGCCATCTTAGATGGCGTCATTGTACGTAATCACGCGATGTCTTGGATGAATAATCAGGACCGGTACGAGCTACTTATGGATTCGAACGTGCTAAGGGATGAGGAAGGCGACATCGTTGGAGCTTATGTAATTTTCAAGGATGTATCGAATCTTAGATCCTTAGAGGAGCAAGTGAATCGAAGTGATCGTCTTGCGATGATTGGGCAGATCGCCGCGGGGACAGCACATGAGATTCGCAATCCACTTACTTCGATCAAGGGATTCCTGCAGATGTTCAAGAAGACGATGCAGGATAAAGGCTTGGAGAAGGAGCATGGGTATACGGAGATCATGCTGAATGAGCTGAACCGAATTAATGATTTAGTGAGTGAGTTTTTACTACTCAGCAAGCCTAAGCACGTGTCGTATGACATTGTTGATGTCTATACCATCATCAATGAAATGCTGCCAATCGTTAGTAATGAAGCCATTCTGTACGATGTAGCCGTCGTCTTCGATGACACAGGTCCCGTACCGCAGATTGTTGCCGACCGCGAACTTTTGAAGCAGGTATTTCTCAATATATGTAAGAATGGGATCGAAGCGATGGTGGACGGCGGATTGCTATCCATCTCCGTTCGGACGGATTCGGCGCAACGCATATGCATTGAGATTCATGATACAGGTCCAGGGATTCCGGCGTTTATGATCGACAAAATCTTCGATCCATTTTTTACAACCAAACAAGAAGGCACTGGACTCGGACTATCGATCTGTCAACGTATCATCCATGATATCGGCGGCGTTATTCGTGTCTCCTCCAAAGGATTCGGAACGACATTTACCGTGTCTATTCCCTATCATGGCGAGACTGTACCGAGAAAATTAGAAGCTTAG